One Dama dama isolate Ldn47 chromosome 18, ASM3311817v1, whole genome shotgun sequence DNA window includes the following coding sequences:
- the ZNF775 gene encoding zinc finger protein 775 isoform X2 encodes MENGLVGGTADGLVMKIKQETPEWLLQTQAELSQKDKENIFRRRRVPAPCQTAARKPRAWGRPDETGGPRWAPPPEQDVGPAGWAPGAAPGPLSPALPAGEGHFVCPDCGKRFSWWSSLKIHQRTHTGEKPYPCGKCGKSFSQKPNLARHQRHHTGERPFCCPECARRFSQKQHLLKHQKTHSRPATHPCPECARCFRHQVGLRIHQRAHARDRQGARAGLPALRRSAAAPRSRRPRPGPQRGRPEWAWLGLGQGWWRPPGARPAAPGEPRQFICNECGKSFTWWSSLNIHQRIHTGERPYPCPECGRRFSQKPNLTRHLRNHTGERPHPCAHCGRRFRQKQHLLKHQRTHQPGARAAPRPGRAALRAHPRARPAAAAVPPPAQTVPGLSPPPRGPSPARGPGDLPWGRARPGAPGEPRQFICNECGKSFSWWSALTIHQRIHTGERPYPCPECGRRFSQKPNLTRHRRNHTGERPYLCASCGRGFSQKQHLLKHQRVHLGALAPTVSAKGDAL; translated from the coding sequence CAGATGGGCTGGTGATGAAGATCAAGCAGGAGACACCCGAGTGGCTGCTGCAGACGCAGGCCGAGCTTTCGCAGAAGGATAAGGAGAACATTTTCCGGCGCCGTCGGGTGCCAGCGCCATGCCAGACGGCGGCGAGGAAGCCTCGAGCCTGGGGGCGCCCGGACGAGACAGGGGGTCCAAGATGGGCCCCTCCCCCTGAGCAGGACGTGGGGCCGGCAGGCTGGGCTCCGGGGGCGGCTCCCGGCCCCCTGAGCCCGGCTCTTCCTGCCGGCGAGGGTCACTTTGTGTGCCCGGACTGCGGTAAGAGGTTCAGCTGGTGGTCGTCGCTGAAGATCCACCAGCGCACGCACACGGGCGAGAAGCCGTACCCGTGCGGCAAGTGTGGCAAGAGCTTCAGCCAGAAGCCCAACCTGGCGCGCCACCAAAGGCACCACACGGGCGAGCGGCCTTTCTGCTGCCCCGAGTGCGCCCGGCGCTTCAGCCAGAAGCAGCACCTGCTCAAGCACCAGAAGACCCACTCCCGGCCCGCCACCCACCCGTGCCCCGAGTGCGCGCGCTGCTTCCGCCACCAGGTGGGCCTCCGCATCCACCAGCGTGCGCACGCGCGGGACCGCCAGGGTGCCCGCGCCGGGCTGCCGGCGCTGCGGCGGAGCGCCGCGGCACCCCGGAGCCGGCGCCCGCGGCCGGGGCCCCAGCGGGGCCGCCCCGAGTGGGCCTGGCTGGGGCTCGGCCAGGGCTGGTGGCGCCCTCCCGGGGCCCGGCCCGCCGCCCCCGGCGAGCCGCGCCAGTTCATCTGCAACGAGTGCGGCAAGAGCTTCACGTGGTGGTCGTCGCTGAACATCCACCAGCGCATCCACACGGGCGAGCGGCCCTACCCCTGCCCCGAGTGCGGCCGCCGCTTCAGCCAGAAGCCCAACCTGACCCGCCACCTGCGCAACCACACGGGCGAGCGGCCGCACCCCTGCGCGCACTGCGGCCGCCGCTTCCGCCAGAAGCAGCACCTGCTGAAGCACCAGCGCACGCACCAGCCCGGCGCCCGGgccgcgccccgccccggccgCGCCGCGCTGCGAGCCCACCCGCGCGCGCGCCCCGCGGCGGCTGCCGTCCCGCCACCCGCCCAGACCGTCCCTGGCCTGTCGCCGCCGCCCCGGGGCCCCTCGCCCGCCCGGGGACCCGGGGACCTGCCGTGGGGCCGGGCGCGGCCCGGGGCGCCGGGCGAGCCGCGCCAGTTCATCTGCAACGAGTGCGGCAAGAGCTTCTCGTGGTGGTCGGCGCTCACCATCCACCAGCGCATCCACACTGGCGAGCGGCCCTACCCCTGCCCCGAGTGCGGCCGCCGCTTCAGCCAGAAGCCCAACCTGACGCGCCACCGGCGCAACCACACGGGCGAGCGGCCCTACTTGTGCGCCTCCTGCGGCCGCGGCTTCAGCCAGAAGCAGCACCTCCTCAAGCACCAGCGCGTTCACCTGGGAGCTCTGGCTCCCACCGTCAGCGCCAAGGGAGACGCGCTCTAG